CCAAGTTGAACAATAGCAAGGCAATTAGTATGCAGGATAGAAATTTTTATCCTTTCATCCCCTATCACTTGCTATTTCTGCTCTGCGGGTAAAATTAAGTTTTGAATCCAAGCCATTAATTTGTCGAGCAACAAACCCACAACACCGATATAAATCAGAGCTAGAATTACTTCACTAACGTTGTTATTCTGGTAAGCATTCCAGATGAAGAAACCAATACCGACAATACCAGACATAACGATTTCTGCTGCGATAATCGCTAACCAAGCTAAACCGATGGCAATTCTCAAGCCAGTGAAGATATAGGGTAAAGCTGAGGGAATCAGAATGTTTAAAAAGTACTCTTTTTGACTTAATTGTAGTACTTTGGCAACGTTGTTATAGTCCTGGGGAATTTGGGTGACACCCACGGCAGTGTTAATCAGGATGGGCCAAATTGCTGTGATGAAAATTACAAATAATGCGGCGGGTTCGTTTTGTCGTAATGCGGCTAAGGAAATCGGAACCCATGCTAAAGGTGGTACAGTTCTCAGTAGTTGGAACAATGGGTCAAGGGCTTTAGACATGGTTTTGTTGACACCAATTAAAATCCCGACCCCAATACCAACAATTGCCGCTAGGGTGTAGCTAATCACAACCCTTTGTAAGCTAGCAAATACTTGCCAGAACAACCCTTTATCAATACCACCCTTATCATAGAAAGGATAGAGAATTAATATCCAAGTATCTTGAACAACTTGAATCGGACCAGGTAAGGTTGCTCCAGGGAGTAAGGAAAATAATTGCCAAATTGCCAGGAAAACTAAAATGGCGATCGCTGGAGGGATGAGATTGGGAAGTTGTTTCTGTAATTTTACTAAAAAGCTATTATCTAAGCCTTGAGAATTGCGCCTTGTTGCTGTCACCATGGGTTGATACTTTCCTTGATTTTAAGACTTTGGGGATATTTTCAGACAATCGGAACTAAATTACTAAACTTGTACTTTCTTGATTTTCAAGCTCTTGAGATATTCTTCTGGTTTCTCTGGGTCAAATTTTACACCATCGAAGAATTCTTCGACACCGCGAGATGTGGAGGTGGGGATATCTGCGGCAGCTATTCCTAATTCTGTGGCTGCTTGCTTCCAAATATCTTCGCGGTTGACTTTTTTGATTAATTCTTTAGCTTTCGTCGCACCATTATCTAGGTAATCCTTAGGTAAGAATCCCCAACGGACATTCTCGGTAATAAACCATAAGTCATGGCTTTGGTAAGGATAGGAAACACTACCTTTGGAATCTTTCCAGTAGTAAGCAGCCATGGTTTTATCATCAATGGTTCTACCATCTCCCATATCGTATTTACCTTGGTATGGGTTGTCTAAGATATCAGCAGGCAGATTGAAGTAATTTCTTCCCGATAAAATTTGTGCTGCTTCCTTGCGGTTGTCAAAATTATCTAACCACTGTTGGGCTTCCATGATACCTTTGAGCAGTGCTTTGGTGGCTTTGGGATTTTTGTCTACCCAATCTGCACGCATCGCAAAATATTCTTCTGGATGCGCTTTCCAAATTTCTGCTGTCAATGCTGCCATGAAACCAATCTTATCTTTCACCAAACGGTAGGGCCATGGGTCACCTGTGCTGAACGCATCCATACTGCCTGTTTTCATATTCGCTACGGTTTGAGCAGCTGGTACTGTCAACAACTTCACATCACTATCGGGGTCAATTCCACCAGCAGCTAACCAATAACGAATCCATAAATCTTGGTTAACGTGGGGGAAGGTGAAAGCTGCGGTAAAAGGAGTTGTTGTAGATTTGAGCTGGCTAAATAAAGCTTTGGCTCCATCCAGTTTTAAACCTATACCTTTTCCTTGATGTTTATTGGCGATCGCAATCCCATTTCCATGGGTGATTAATTGCGCCAATACATACATTGGAATCTTCTGATTCCCTTTAGTAATTAAACCTTCAGTGATTAAATGGGGCATGGGCATTTGCCATTGTCCACCATCAATTCCACCCCCAGCAGAACCAATTTCTACGTTATCTCTGGCAGAACCCCAGGAAGCTTGTTTGGCTAAATCTACTCCTGTCATGCCATATTTTGCAAAGAAGCCTTTTTCCTTGGCAATAATTAAGGGAGCTGACTCAACAATCGGAATATATCCTAACTTGACATTTGGTGTTTCTGGGGCTTGTTCTGGGCTAATATTTGCCACAGGTTGGGCAGTTGTTTGGGAAGTAGTTGTATTTCCAGTTTCTGGAGGATTGCCTAAACAACCTTTAAGAAACACTGCACCAGCAGAAGCTCCAGCGGTGATAATAAACTTGCGTCGAGTCAGATGGTTGAAAAAATCACTCATAGTTTCCCCTCTCCTAATTTGCATTTTTAGGCATGACAAGCAAGCAAGAAAACCAGATATTCCTTGCTGAAAAAGGCAGATTTGCAGTTTTAGATATGTGAACCTAAGCCAGACTCAAATTGAGGTGGCTCTTTAATCACATATATGAAAATCGATAATTGTTTGCCCTTTGTCTGAATTTAATTCTGCGTTGAAATTAGTTTACAAGCTTTAATGTCAATTTGGTTCATTTCCAACTGCCATTTTTAAAATAAATATTAGATTACTCATATAAGTAAAAGTTTATGATGATTCTCAAAATAGCCTTGTAACTATTGATGGATAGATTTGAATCTATTGTTTGTATTATCTTTGGTCTATGCTATGCAAAAGGTTTATTGGTCGCATAGACTTAAAGCTATTAAATAATGTCAACTTAGTTATTCCTGGTGGAAATAATCACAAGATTTCTGCGAGAATATTGATGATAACCATAGGTCTATTCTTGGTATTTCAAGACCTTAGAAAAGTAATAGTAATCATAGATTTATATAGGAAAAATTCCTAATTTAGCTCAACGGAATAATGTAAAGAAATACAAAGTTATCGTATTCTTGTGCTTGATTTGTGGGTTGTAAATATCACACATCCAGGGAGCAGAAGTATCAGCAGTTAACAGTCAAACGCCTGGACAATCCCGGTATTTATACTGATAGCTTCAAGTATTGATGAAGATTGTGCAAATACTGTCACTTACCTGCGTAAAATTGGCGATCGCCAATGATAAGTATATATAAGGCTGCATAGGGGCGTATCTATTTCCAGCTTTCTCAGAAATATCATCAATAAGCTCTGAAACTTGCGAGTCATCACACAATGCATAATCTCAGTACTTACCTGCAACTCATGTTTAATGTAAATAAATCTTTACTGAAAAATTCCCTCCAACCCAGAGTCACCTTATCTTTGGCGTTTGCCAGCTTACTGATGACAATTAACCTGGGAAGTATTTCCCAAGTATCAGCAAAAGAAAAAGTTATTCCTGCCAAATCCTTTAATACATCCGTAAGTCACCTGAAATCCAATGTTAAGCAAAAACCGCGCATCGCTGTTCTCGACTTTGAATATAGCAGCGTTGCCAACGAGTGGAGATGGTGGTTAGATGGCAATGCCAAGGGTGTCAGTGACATCATGGTGAATAAATTAGTCGAAGGTGGCAATTTCACAGTCATTGAACGTAGTAAAATTGACGCAATTCTCAGAGAACAGAATTTTGGATTATCTGGCAGAGTCGATGCTACTACTGCCGCACAAATTGGTAAAATCCTGGGTGTTGATACTATTTTGATTGGCTCTGTTACAGGTTTTAACATTGAACAAGATGGTGGGGGTGTCAATGTTCCCTTTATTGGTAGAGTTGGTGGTGGACAAACTAAGGCAAACGTCAAATTAAATGTGCGTTTAGTCAATACCAGCACCGCAGAAATCCTAATGACTGCCGAGGGAAATGGTTCATCCAGTCGCGGAGACGGTTCAATTAATATTCGTGGTTACGGAGTTGATACCAGTTCTCGCAAAGAAGCCAAATTATTGACAAATGCTACCGTTGATGCAATCAATCAAGTGGTAGAAAAATTAAATACAGGTTCGACAAAATTAGCTGCTGCACCCAGAGCGGTACCGAGAATTAATGCTTTAGTTGCGGATATCGCTGGGAATACAGTGATTCTGAACAAAGGTACGACGGAAGGTTTTCAACAGGGAATGAAATTATCTATTGAACGGGTGACAAGACAAGTTAAAGATCCTTCCACAGGTAAGATAATTCGTCAAGTTACCCAGCCTATGGGTATGATTGAAATTACCGAGGCTGATGCTGAATCTAGTGTAGGCAAAATTCTTTCGGGTGGTAGATTTAAAGTCGGAGATATTGCTAAACCAGTCGAATAGATATTTGCAAAAAGTTTATATCACTCCTGGAAATTTATTAATACTAGATTCCTAGGAGTGTTAATTTGAATAGTTGATTGAAAAAACAAGTCCATAAAAATGTTTCTAGTTGCGCTTTATCACTTTCTCAAAATCTCATGCGCCAATTTCAGATTTATTTGATAAATCATCCCTACAGATATTTCTCCATAACATAATTAATAAAAGTCTCCCCTCGACATTCTACCTCTTGCTTTTGTACCACCATAAAACCTAAGTGTTGAAAAAATGGCTTGGCTGTAATACTGACTTCTGAATACAAGCGCTGAATTCCTAGCTCCAGAGCTTTCCCTTCAATGGCTGCATAAATCTTCCTTCCAACTCCCATTCGTTGATAACTTTTATGGCAATAGAAACAATCAATATGTCCATTGGCTTCTAACTCTCCGAAACCTGCAATTTCTCCCCTATTATCTGCGACAAAAGTAAATCTTTCTGAGCAAATTTTGCTCCAATCCCGAAAATTTATGTCATCTGGTGCCCATGCTTGTACTTGATTGGGGGAGTAATCAGAGATATTCACTTCTCGTACAGTTTGATGAAATAAAAGAGCAATTTGTGAACTATCTTGCTCTTGAAATAACCTGATTTGCATAAGAATAATTCCATTTACAGCATATTCTCTTGCCATGATTTACTCATAAACAACAATGACAGCTTCACTATAATTGCAGATATTAATGCTATCTCTACTTATCTGCTATATTTCGCTATCTAGATAAACCTCATTTTTTTCAGTGAAGCACATCGCAATATTTTTTTCATAATAAGCTGCTTCATTAATAAAGACTGGGTAAACTATTGATTCACCTTCATAGAGAATCTCATGGTTATCAAAGGTAATAAACATCGGTTCTCCTGGGTGTAATGGTTCATAATCCCGATTTTGTAAATTAGGATGTACCATTGCTGCAAGATTCCCGTGCTTATCTCTAGGATAATCTATATGAGTGAGGTGTTTATAGGTGGTTATGGGTTGATTAATTGTGAGATTTTCTCCTAGGTTAAGTTTATCTAGTAAATCTAGAACTTGATAAACTAAAGTTTCGGTTTGCTGAAATAAATTTGCCAGTAACACACCCTGGGGAATAGCACCTACCTCAATAGCAAATCCTAACTCACATAAAGAATTCAGGAAAGGGCTTTTTGCGGTAGCATCAAAGGAGCAAGCATAGATTTTAACCAAGGGATTAATTTGTTGCAAGAGGGCAGCAATTTTGAAATTAAAGGGATGATGATTATCCAAGATAATTGTCAATCCCATATTCGATGTGGTGCTATGCAAATCTAAAATAAAATCTGTCCGCGTTGTGGAATTGCGAACTAATTTCTCGGATATTGACTTTGCAAGTTGTTCCTCATAACTATTTTTGCTCTCATCTTGTAAATCTTGGGGCAAAAAACAGCGATTCAAGTCTGTATCAATATATCTTCTGACGGCTTGAAATGCTTGGGGATTGGCAAGAAAAGTAATGGTTTCAAAACTTCTTCTTTGGATGAGGTGGGGAAACTGAGTCAACTTTTGCACTAAGTAAGCACCAATAAACTCGTTGCCATGGGTTCCCCCAGCGATCGCCACTCGGTGAATTTGGTTCATAAGCACACCTGTGTTGTACTAGTATTAATGTGGAATTATTGAGTTTTATTAAGTCAAAGTTATGAAGTGTGGGCAAATCTTGGCTGGTTTTATTCTAATGCTTGTGTTGTTTTTGTTTCCTCTATCCGCAGAAGCAGCGAGTTCATCAGGTGTTACAGGTACGATGAAAGTACAACGTATCGTCGATCAGGATTTCTCTGGGCAAAGTTTAGTAGGTATGGAATATACCAATGTCAAATTAGAAAATGCTAACTTCAGCAACTCTGATTTACGTGGGGGTGTATTTAATGGTTCTTTGCTGAAGGGAGTAAATATGCATGGGATGGATTTCAGTAATGGTATTGCCTATTTAGTAGAATTCAAAGGGGCAAATTTGAGTGACGCAATTCTCTCAGATGCAATGATGTTACGTTCTCGTTTTGACGATGTGGATGTGACTGGTGCTGATTTTACCAATGCAATCCTCGATATTACTGAAGTCAATAAACTTTGTCTCACTGCTAGTGGAGTCAACCCTAAAACAGGTGTCTCTACCCGTGAGTCTTTGGGATGTAAGTGAAGTCGGTGATGGTTGATAGCTGAAAACTAGCTTTTAGCAAAACCCTATTCCTATATTCCAGAGGAATGAAAAATTCCCAATAATAAAGACGCTCTCAACAAGCGTCTTTGGAAAATATGAATGGGAAAATCTCTTAAAAGTTAGGTAGTGGTAAAGCTGCGAGGCTACCAACAAGACTACCAGCAATATTCAAGGCTAAAAAGGCAAGAATGGGAGAAAAATCCATACCGCCAATGGGGGGAATAATATTACGGAAGAGGTTTAGATAGGGATCGCTGATTTGACTTAAAGCTGCAAAGGGTTGATTGTACCAATTAATATTGGGAAACCAAGTCAAGAGAACACGGATAATCAGTAAGGTGCTGTAAATTTGGATGAAAGTCGCTAGGGTGGTGATTAGTAAATACATGGGTGAGTCTTTTCTCGATTAAGTGTTAATAACAGTCTTATTTTGATTTTAAGGTAGGTAAGAGCGTCCTGGTTGCGAAGTTACGTCAAAGGAATGCTTACTCCCTGATCAGGGATGACGATGCAGCTCGCTCTACCTGTTGTGAACTCCCGCTTCCATTGACACTACCTAATTGCTGCCGAACTTCATCAATTGTGGCATTCAACTGAGCAATTTTATCTTCTAGCGATCGCCGTGCCACCTCCATATCCATACCCTCTGTTTGCACGGCTTTCATCTGCTTTCTTTTAATTAAAGCTTTTTTCCCTTCTAGAGAATTGGATACAGCTTGCTGCTCATCCTCCTCTAATGCTTCATCCCGTCGAGAAGTGAGTACTACTCCTAAAACTCCTCCGACGACTCCGCCGAATATCGCTCCGGCTAAAAAACCACTTGCAAAACCATCTCGCTGACTCATATGTTTACCACCATATCTAAACGCAGCATTTTTGTTTTGTTAAGCCACTGTTTATTCCTAGCTGCATCCTAGCTTAAGTCCCAAAAATGCGATCGCCGGCATCTCCTAAACCAGGAAGAATAAACCCCTGATCATTAACCTCCTCATCAATAGTAGCAGCGTAAATAATCAAACCAGGATAAGCAGCACTTAATTTCTGTAGCGCTGGTGGAGCAGCCACTACACAGACAATTCTGGTTAAACTTGGGTCTACACCCCTTTGTATCAATTCATGCATTGTTGCCATCATCGACCCACCTGTGGCTAACATCGGGTCAGTAATTAACACCCTAGTTTCAGGGTCAAATTTTTCTGGCAACTTATTCAAATAACACATAGGTTGAAGAGTTTGCTCATTTCGCACCAAGCCTAAATGGTAAATAGATGCTAATGGCAGCAATGTCTGCGCCCCTTCTAGTAACCCTAAACCCGCCCGCAGGATTGGTACTACTGCCATAGGAACTTCAGGATTAATCAGCGTTGCGGGTGCAACCCCCAAAGGAGTTTGTACTGTGGCATCTTGAGTCGCTAACCATTCGCGGGCAGCTTCATAGGTTAACCAACGCCCTAGTTCAGTCATCGCACTGCGAAATAAAACTGAGGGTGTAGCAGCATCACGGGCTACAGCCAGCCAATGCTTGATTAAGGGATGGGGTGGAACATAAACACGCAATTGTTGCGTCATAACCGAAAATAGGCGCTTAGTAAACTGTAAAACAACTGAAACATCATCATACTCTTTCCTGTGTGCGACTGACTAAATATAAGGCGGAATTGGGGGAAAGAAGCAATCGAGTCTAAGCAAAAGTCAACAACAAATTTCAGGCTATTGCTAAATACTTTCATTAGTAGTTGACATTTATTATCAATGACTTTATATTACTGATTAGTGTTCTCCTCTCTTTAAGGATCGGCAGACGGGATCAGCCAGCGATCGCAGGCTTGTCCCTCTTTTTTTCTTGAGTGAGGAAGAATAGGGAAAACAGAAGCAGGGATAGGGACACCACAATTTGGGATAATTATTGCTGTTCTTCCAGTCTCAAAGCTGAAATTCCTCTATGTCTGATTCTGCCTTCGATGTAATTGTCATTGGTTCCGGAATAGGTGGTCTAGTTACAGCCACTCAGTTAGCATCCAAGGGAGCAAAAGTACTAGTACTAGAAAGCTATCTTATCCCCGGAGGTAGCGCTGGTTACTTTGACAGACAGGGCTATCGTTTTGATGTCGGCGCTTCTATGATTTTCGGTTTTGGTCAACGGGGTACGACAAATTTACTTACTCGCGCCTTAGATGCTGTAGGTATGAGTCTGGAAGTCATCCCTGATGCTGTACAAATTCACTACCACTTGCCCCAGGGATTAGACCTGAAAGTAGACCGAGATTACGAGCAGTTTTTATACAATTTAATTAGTCATTTTCCCCAGGAAGCCCAGGGGATTCGGCGCTTCTACGGTGAATGTCAGAAAGTATTTAAATGCCTCAACTCTATGGAGTTACTTTCCCTGGAAGAACCCAAATATCTGCTACGCATGTTTTTCAAGCATCCCTGGTCTTGTTTCGGTTTACTAGCTTACCTGCCGAAAAATGCGGGAGACATTGCTCGACGCTACATCAAAGACCCGCAACTACTGAAATTTATTGATATGGAATGCTACTGCTGGTCTACAGTTCCGGCAGAGATGACACCAATGATTAACGCTGGCATGGTATTCTCAGACAGGCACTATGGGGGTGTTAACTATCCTAAAGGCGGGGTAGGGCAAATTGCTGAAAAGCTGGTGGAGGGTTTACTAGCTCACGGAAGTCAAATCAGATACCAGTCCAGGGTAAATCAGATATTGATGCAACAGGGGAAGGCAGTTGGTGTCAAATTAGTCGATGGCAAGATTTTTTATGGTCGGCGGATTGTCTCAAATGCAACTCGTTGGGATACATTTTCTAAGCTAATTTCTCAAGAATTCCTCCCAGTAACTGAGAAAAAATGGCAGCAAAACTATGAAAAATCACCCAGCTTTCTCAGCTTGCACATGGGTATAGATAGGAATTTATTGCCAGAAAATACGGAATGTCACCATATCTTGCTGGAAAATTGGCAAAATATGACCAATGCCGAAGGTACGATTTTCGTCTCCATACCCACCCTCTTAGATCCAGAATTAGCACCTCCAGGATGCCATATTATCCATGCATTTACACCAGATTGGATTGAGCGATGGCAGGGACTTTCTGCTCAGGATTACGCAGCAGCAAAGGAAGCAGCAGCAGAACGGATTATTTCTCGACTGGAGAAAATATTTCCTGGTTTAGATGCTGCCTTAGATTACTTGGAAATTGGCACACCTCGCACCCATCAACGTTTCTTAGGGAGGGTAGATGGAACTTATGGTCCGATTCCCCGCAGAAAATTGCCTGGTTTGTTAAAAATGCCTTTTAATCGCACAGCAATCCCCGGATTATATTGTGTGGGGGATAGTACTTTTCCTGGTCAAGGTTTGAATGCTGTAGCTTTTTCTGGCTTCGCTTGCGCTCATCGAATTGCCGCAGATTTAGGAATTGATTGAAGTTGAATGTGGTTATGTGTATTTTAATTAAATTTATTCCTGAAGTCTTGATAATTTTCAATATTTAATCAAGTTTGACGGGCTGTCTATTGACGCTGGGATAATTTTTGCTAAATAATACCAGCAAAGAATTCAGTGTTATACTCACTGAAGAAAATCATCCCTTAAAATATCTTCAATTCCCATATTTCTACTTGTAATTCACCTCTGGAGTCATCTGCATAATGGATTGTAAAACAGCTACTTTGGTATATCAGGCAGAAAACTATCTAGAAAAAATTCGAGAAATTTTTCCTGAAGCTTGGGAATTTTTAGAAGCACAATCCTTTGGTTATGTGCAAAGTCAACCCAATAATTTTGATGCGGCTATCAAAACTATGGTTGGTGAAACTGGGTTTAAATTTAGGATGGTACACCGTGATGATAAAGACCAGTTAACCAAGGATTTGGGCGATTTATTAGGAGATATTACCTCTCGACTGCTGTTAGAAAAACATTTTTCCCAGTTAGTTGGTCAACCAATCTTTTTCAGTACAATTTGTTGTAATAGCCATTTGACATCTGACCATGAATTAACTTTGGAAGAAGTTTTACCTTTGCAGTGTGCAGCAGTGAAGTTACAGTTAAATTTCCTTTAGGATAGTTCATGGTTCGTATTTGACAACAACTTGTTGGGAGAGTAGGGAGTCTGCACAGTTAGGATTCCCTGCAATTTTCTGGCAAGTTTTTCTTGATAGGGAAACACCAATAATAACTCGGATACGTAAACCGTATTCAGTGGGGTAAACTTGATAGATTAGAGGTCTTCTGACTTTTCGTACCAGTCCCACTGTATAAGCTGGTGTGGCGCAGATGAGAGCTTTTTTATTGGGGGGTATATAATAGTCGATAAAGAAATCATCATCTTTGGGGTATTTAGTCCAACCACTGCTGATGGGTTTAGTAGACCAAGATAAACATCGAGAGTCTAATCCTTTATCATTCCATTTTCCCTCATCCACTACCAATTGACTTTGTAGCTGGGGATTTTCAATTTTGGCAGCTTCCTGGGCGGCTAATTTTTCATTAATATCAGTGATATCGATATTTCTGACTCTCAGGAAATAAGTAAAGAAAGAAATATAGCTAATAAGGGCGATCGCCCCGAATCCGAAGCAAGCAATAATGATAATTATCCGGGGATGAAGCCTAAATTTTTTGATCATGATGTATGCAGTATTATTTATCCATGAATATAATTTTCTGAGTCATTTCCCCATATTAGATAATCACATTGTTAAATGAGTATTCCTGAAGGTTTGGTAAAAATGTAACTATTCGATGATAGCTGATAGGCTGGAAACTTGACCCTGGTTTTCGCTAAAATCATCAAATATAAACATCACTAATGGGATGAGATGTTAGACATTTCCCAACCTTCATTGCGTCAAACTGCTATCAATTTTTTATTAGCTCCCCCAGAGGAAAGATTATTAACATTAGAAAAATTAGGAATTGCTCGCTATCACTTTTTAACAAAACTCCAGTTACAGGAAGGGAATATTAACTGTGTCATGAGATTTTTGGAAAATCCGGAAAGAGTCAAATTTCCCATGCTAAAAAATGCTGATTTATCTGGCTTAATTTTAGATGATAGTAATTTTATTCGAGGAAATTTTACAGAGGCAAACCTTCAGGGTTGTAGTTTAATAAATGCTGACTTAATCTTTGCAAATTTTACCGGAGCAGATTTAAGACAGGCAAATTTAACTGGTGCAACATTAAATGAAAGCATTTGGCATCAGACTTTGGTGATTGATTGTTGTCTAGGTCAAGGAATTGGTTTAACGGTATGGCAACGTAAAGATTTACAAAATCGTGGCGCAAGGTTTATAACTTCATCGGATGATGGGTAAAAGCAGTAAAAAAAGAGAATTTGCCAATCATGGACGGAGCAATAAAACTACCCAAAAAATTGATGTTACTTGGTTCTGGTGAACTGGGTAAGGAATTTGTAATTGCAGCTCAACGTCTGGGTAATTATATTATTGCTGTTGACCGTTATGCTAACGCTCCGGCAATGCAAGTTGCTGATGTTGCTGAGGTAATTTCGATGCTGAGTGCAGAGGATTTAGATAGGGTTGTCAATAAGTATCAACCTGATTTAATTATCCCCGAAATTGAGGCAATTAGAACTGAGAAATTAGTGGAATTTGAGGAAAGGGGAATTACGGTAATTCCTACGGCAGCAGCGACTAATTACACCATGAATCGGGATAGAATTAGAGAGTTAGCCCATCATGAATTAGGGATAAGAACTGCGAAGTATGGGTATGCATCAACTTTGGAAGAATTGATAGCAGTAAGTGCAGAAATTGGTTTTCCAAATGTAGTTAAACCAGTAATGTCTTCCTCCGGTAAAGGGCAATCGGTTGTTAGGGAAAATACGGAAGTAGAAACAGCTTGGAACTATGCGATCGCGGGTTCCCGTGGTGATAGTCAAAAAGTGATTGTGGAAGAATTTATTGACTTTGAAATTGAGATTACATTATTAACAATCAAACAATGGAATGCTCCTACCATTTTCTGTTCACCAATTGGTCATCGACAGGAAAG
The Calothrix sp. 336/3 DNA segment above includes these coding regions:
- the purT gene encoding formate-dependent phosphoribosylglycinamide formyltransferase — encoded protein: MDGAIKLPKKLMLLGSGELGKEFVIAAQRLGNYIIAVDRYANAPAMQVADVAEVISMLSAEDLDRVVNKYQPDLIIPEIEAIRTEKLVEFEERGITVIPTAAATNYTMNRDRIRELAHHELGIRTAKYGYASTLEELIAVSAEIGFPNVVKPVMSSSGKGQSVVRENTEVETAWNYAIAGSRGDSQKVIVEEFIDFEIEITLLTIKQWNAPTIFCSPIGHRQERGDYQESWQPAAISSEKILEAEAIAKKVTDALGGAGIFGVEFFITTEEVIFSELSPRPHDTGMVTLISQNLNEFELHLRAVLGLPIPQIQQLGYAASAVILAEEKLDNVAFVGVETALQEVDVDIRLFGKPSAHPYRRMGVALAKGDSITDAREKATLAASKIKIIGNE